From a single Octopus sinensis linkage group LG5, ASM634580v1, whole genome shotgun sequence genomic region:
- the LOC115212128 gene encoding SCAN domain-containing protein 3-like: MVKRFQDVIVLNIPNWYSNPFEVDAIDCEDDVQEELIGLQNDNDATMRYHRNGKEGLWYHQSILNSYPSLWKHLKLLLLAFPTSYLVESGFNHVGTLLSHQRIGQDVTQQGDLRLKLASLKQNVSALAALHQTHSSH, translated from the coding sequence ATGGTGAAGCGATTTCAAGACGTTATTGTACTGAATATTCCAAATTGGTACAGCAATCCGtttgaggtcgatgcaatcgattgcGAGGATGACGTTCAGGAGGAATTGATAGGATTACAAAATGACAATGACGCCACAATGCGATATCACCGTAATGGCAAAGAAGGTTTGTGGTACCATCAAAGTATATTGAATTCCTACCCCAGTCTGTGGAAACATCTGAAATTACTTTTGCTTGCCTTCCCTACCTCATACCTGGTTGAATCTGGTTTTAACCATGTTGGAACTTTACTTTCTCATCAAAGAATTGGACAGGATGTGACACAACAAGGAGACTTGCGGCTAAAGTTGGCAAGTTTGAAACAGAATGTATCTGCACTGGCTGCATTGCACCAGACACATAGTTCTCATTAA